The genomic interval TCATAACAGCCAGTAATCAgctgttttatcataaaaaattggttGGATGTTCCTCTGCCTTTTCTAAACCCTCCTTGGTACTCTCCTAACAATTTTTCTGCGTATATTTCCAATCTTCTTTTCAAAATTGCCATGCTGTTCCTCAATAAGTTTCACACTATATTTTGTCTCTCTTCCTGTAAATAGGTAATATTAAGGCTTTTTTCCTTGCTTCTGGAATTTTCTCGGTTTTCCAAATCTGACAAAGTAAATTGTAAAGTTGTTCTTTAAGCTGTTCACCactatgttttatttgtttttttgttactcTATTATCTCCAGGGCTAttgtttttcatcttatttatcACTTCTTCAACTTTTTCAGTGTTCGGTAAAGTCATtgattttcaaagttttctttaTTTGCTATTTCTTCGAGTGCATTTTCTTTTGTgacatttaatatttctttgaaatattcttttcaTCTTCTAGTTTTTTCCTCTTCGTCACCTACAAGGTTTCTTTctttatcttttatatatttggtAGTACTCTCGTTTTGTTTTCATATGTATTTAACATATTTGTAAAACTTGTTAATTTACTTTCTTTGATATTCTTCCTCTATAGTTTTTATCTGgtcttctaaaaattattttttcatcctATATagtttctttgctttttttctttgattgttaTATTCACTTATGCTTATGCCACCTTTTccttttttgtgattttttcaatcTGAGATTTTTTTTCGTGTCGGTTGTTACTGCttgttcaatttcttcttttttcttcttctcagTTTTTTTCAACAGTTAGTGTGTGGCTTTCTTCTCGGCtgcttaaatatttttcaatgtctatcatacactttctttcaatatttcctCTCTTTAAATCATCCAattcaatttccatatattttgtctttttctgatttattttctttttcctgcttttcttacaatttattataatatgttCTCAAAACTCTTTCGATCCCTTGCTGATATGGTATATTATTCAACATCCGCATAAATAATCGACTAACCAATAacactattaattattttcttcaatgtcacataaaaagttcaattttaattcaaagCAACAAAACAATTCAACAACGACCgatttaaatgataatattatatctcaatttttgtaattgaattatgtattaataaatgaaacttACCAAAACGCTATAGTTTTGTCTCCCACCAAGGCTTGATCATGAGATTCCGCATAAGCAACGTTACCTTCCATCCATCGCCTATTGGTTAAAGTATGTACAATATCACCAATATTCCAAGAATCATCTGAAGAATGTTTCAACAACTGGATCCATTTATCTGGTATTGCCATAGctaatctaaaaaatattttttttatttttatttgaaatattttccagaACAGAAAAATATCCATAACCAACTTAATTCCAATCTACCAGTGTAAATGTTAACAGAACGTCACGATAAATTACAATAAACTTAATTGTTCCTCTCCATTCTTTGACTGCTCTATTGTAGTTTGGTTATGAGAATAACAGAATAACACGACAATCACGTTTTTAGGTTTCTGTTGTTTATTTCTAGGAGTCCAGACTGGAAGTATATCCACGGGGTATTTTTCAACCAGAAATATATGCAATTGAGCAATGAATCGCGAATTATTGCAAACAGGTGATTATTATCATGTCTGATAACCAAATATCCATTAGAACTCTGAACTCCAACATCATAACATCCAAGCTGATATGGGAATGCCTGGACAAAAGAACAGAGTTAACTTCCAACGAGACAAATGTAGAGGTGGATAAACCCTTCGTAGCACCTGAGCTCTTTTGTAGATACGGTTTCAGGACAATAGAAAACACACTAAAATAGAAGGTGGATAGAAAATACTTGTTACTGGAACAATCTACAGGGTTTGAGATGGGCGAACATACTTCtgaaaaaatataaccaaaGAAAATGTATCAACataataaatacaattcacCAATACTAAAAGGAGGCCTGTAGGGGCATTGCTGCCTCAATGGTCACCCGAAGACGCTAGGTTTAGTAGAGAATACAACGTGCAAATTCTGCTACATAGAGGATTAAATCTCTATCCAAATTCTGTTAAGTGTGAGAGACTACGAATTCTAGAGCATGATGAGATGAACGTCTATGGCAGCTAGAGCCAACTCAAAtcctaaatatttgaaaaaaagtgggattaatggatcagctgtgAACAATGAGCATCCCCAATGTCTCAGCAAGAAgaggggacacaatagatcctttgggtcgcattGTACATGACACTCTTGATTTACAcacatatacatataataattaCTTCCAACTCaaacacattttattattgtgGAAAACGTATATTATTAAAGATGAAGATATGATATTTACCTATAATCGAATCCCAAACAGCCTTCACTAACTGGTCGGCAGGTACCAGGCATACCAGATACATCTTCCGCAATAGTAACAGCATCCTTATGTATCATATGTATCATATGATTGGCCATCATAAGATAAACGAATCCTTCGGTATCTACACCTAAACCAAAGTAATCATCATAATGACCCCCAAAACCTTGTCCAATTCCTCTCGAGTGATACAGCATTGAAGTAACTCCGTCAAATCTAAAACCATCAAATTGGTATTCTTCCATATACCATCTGACATTAGATAGAAGAAAACGTAGAACTTCAAATTCAGAATAATTAAATAGTCTGGAATCCCATAAAGAATGTTCTCCTCTACTACCAGCGTGGAAATAACcttaaatagaaattattagaaatttgaaaaaaaaactcaaatgaTACAGATAATAAAATAGTCCAGGAAATGGAGCGTTTTGGCTCGCAATTTTTTCGTCCTGCCTGgatttacttgaaatattcatagaaGGTAGGGAATGTCTCAAGgatcattttctatatcatgCCACCGCTAAAACCTTCGGAGTGGTTGCCCTCCCTTCTCGAAGCTGGAATTTTTTACGTTCTGACTACAGGAATCGATGGAAAAGGTTATTTGTGGTTGAAAGTAACAGCTTTTCGACGaaaaaatcgacatttttaaaggtttttttttgcgaataactcaaaaattttctGTAGAAAGCAAAATTGTAgcttttaaaaaacaaaaaaatccttttttttttataatttataactaaCAGGAACCGAGATATGGCATGTTATTGATTAGCTTTTGTCGTTAAATGCATAATTTGAAAGATGTAAAGCTAAATAACGGGAAAACTTTGCATTTTTCGAGGAAAATTACtagaatttttttccaagtataaAATTAGAGCTCTAAAATGAAAGTAGGCTCTAACATGAGTATTAAGCGacttattatcaaaataaggtCGGTTTCAGCCTTTTTCTACgaaaaaatcagtaaaaacAACCCCCTAATAAAAATAGATCTTCGTCCTTCTGTGATTCTCTTTATATATGCATTATAGatacattcaaaaaatttgaccaatttaaaatgagtaattttgtaaaaattgggGTTTAAAGAGCAAACGACTTTTTTTCAATGTCGTATTTTTCACCCTTTACTTCAAAATATCTGCGAAAATACTggagataagaaaaaaataatataatactaAATTGTAGCTTTTTGAATGACTAAAATATTCCTGTGTGTAAATTTTGTACACATTGAATATTTGGCGAGATATAACCGTAAAAAACATCTATCTATGaaaaatcagtaaaaaaaaTCCCTAACTACCCCCCTAATAAAATCACCCTTCTGTGATTCTctttatatatgtattatcaaTACATATTTGGATTTTAAAGAGTAAACGATTTTTTTGCAATGTTGTATTTTTCGCCCTATACTTCAAAGTATTTCCGAAAATAATGGACAtacgaaaaaaataacaaaatactaTATTGAAGCTTTTTTAATGACTAATGAATATTATCCGAGCCCTTTAAAGCCGCCCGTTTAAAAAATGAGCGATACTAAGGGGTTTATAAaaccaatcaatttttttatctgcTCATGTGACTGCGTGTATGAGTGTATATATTTCGTTGATTCCTTCCAAATGTGTTCGAAACTTCGAAAGAAAAAGCACgtgcaatgaaaaaatttttagaaatattcaaatgtgTTTCTTatagttatgaaaataaatcggttagtatataaaaaaattataaattttattgtatgtaATGCGTGACTATGTAtgtgataatatatttttttctatggaaTTCTACATTTTTAccatttaaatcaattaaattatattaaaaaaattgctgtGTTAGGTTGGTTTTTAAAAGTTGAAGCATAATGAAATTGTATCCTACAGCATAAAACAATCCTTATTTAACTAATCCAAACCAAATTTTAAGGTTAAGGtataaattgtttctttttataattttttacaatatggGATAGTTTTCAcccttataaaataaaaagcgtAGAACGACACAATATAGCAAATGAACTAGAGGGTGAAATGAGCCTAATcccaaatttttgtacaaatcgATCCAGGACGAAAAAATTGCGAGGTTTTGCCTTTTTTGAGCATTATTTTCTGAACTAAAAATGATCCAACATTTTGACAACCAATAAATTTCAATGCGATTCATTCAATTTAAGTATTCTTTTAGCTGTGAGTTGTAATCTTAAAGTGAAGTATTACCTGCATCGGTTCCATCGAATCTATTGAGTCCATCCATTACGTTCTTGCTGGCGTGAGAATGAACAATATCTAATAATACCATTAGACCCATCTCATGAGCTGTATCGACTAAGCGCTTAAGCTGTTCTGGAGTACCATAACGACTTGAAGCCGCATAAAAACTAGTAacctataaatatataatatatagacTGCTAACACTTTTTATTGACTTGCTTATGTGCAAACGGGGCCATGAAATCATGACCAACAGCTAttctagaagtgattctaaatctcccactTCTCTACATAGTACTGGAGAGCGTGTCAGAAAAAACATCACTTAAAATGTGAGACAGAATCATCCAAGAAAACCAgttcctaaataatgaccaactctgggacatgcctcaggacgttgtataaaaaaagtttgagaaaaaCTTGACCTCGATAATCAACTGTAAAAGCAAGTGGGATCAAAACACCACCCAAGAAATGCTATTAAATGGTATACGAATGAATCAAACACAGACGGAACTGGAATAGGATTATACGAACCCAGAACCAAATACTCTGAAAACCTAGGCAgcacaccaagcatttttcaagcaaaaatctatgcaaatgaaaaatgtgttcagttcaatctagagaagAACTATCACAAACAGGAGACCATCATCCTGTACGATAGTCAAGCAGAAATTAGAGGCCTAAGTTCCACTATCATAAAATCAAAGCTCGTTTGGGAtttcctagaaaaattaaacgaactAGGCAAAAaaaattaccctacaatggattccgggacacaccgGAGCGAAGGGAGATGAAATAGCTGGGGGCAGAAAAGCCCTTCATGGAACCCGAACCCTTctatggtatcagctacagaacaatggaaaaagcactggaaaagaagataGACAGGAATTATTGGGACAACTTACTGACACAGGCAAAGACACttttgggaaactataaccagagtagatctgctgaatgtatcaacgtAAGTAgaaacaatctacgaatactaatagAAGTTCTATTGAGGCTCTGCTACCTCAACAAACACCCGAAGACAATAGACCTAGTAGATAATGCGGTGTGCAGATTTTATTGCACATAGGACGAATCCTCAATACACATTCTCTCTACCTGGGAGCGCTACAAGCAATGAGGTAAAACATGTCTAGgatcatttgatttattatatggCTGGTCATAATTTAAATGCTCCTTAAACCGAACGTTAACAGACATCTTAGTCTCTCTAGCAAACTCTTCGCCACAATCATTAAGATCAATTCACAGGTGATGACGAATGCTCTATTGCAATTAAAATtcattggaatattcaagaGCTTTCAGATATACCGTTCCTTTCGTTGATAATCGATAAATTGTTAAAGACTTAAATCGtttgcaaatagttttaacGGAcggtgtaattttttttaacaagcaAGTTCATATGGGCAGCATaagcaaatattgaaatttagatCCTCAGACTGAGTGAGAAGCTGATGAAAACGTCTTAAGAAGTTTTAATATGGTCAAGTAAACTTTCATCACAATGTATGCAGTATGTATGCCAACTGATATACCGCTTATTGGGTATAATTGTAACATTCACGGaagttggttaggttaggttaggttggctgaCAATTTTCAGCCTCATGTACGTTCTAATGAGACTCCGCTTCTCCGCATATTTGGGTAAGAACTGGGTACTTGCATGTTTAGTAATTGTTATTAAGCAGTTCTCAACGATTTACCCCGTCACACGGGTTTTGCACTAAAGTTTATAACTAATGAGATATTTTTATGCTAAAATgccgaaaagtataaaaacctcagtaacctatcaatttttaaagtttaaaaaaccGTAGACAAATGAAACAGCCCTTCAGCTGATTGTATTTACCCACCAGTCTACCAGGATAGAAAGGATTAACCTAAAAAACCTACAGTCCTACAAACTAGgtttacaaatacttttttagacaatgtaaaatatttgaattctatattttttaccTACCTGATAACCAAAACTAGCATAGTAAGCATGCTCCATTATTGCCATTAGTTGAATGCAGTTATAACCTTGTTTGACAATTCTAGGAAGTATATTGTCCGTAAAATTGTCGTAACTACCAACTTTAAGTTCTGATGTGGCAACACCAACATGGCACTCGTAAATTCGAAGACTCTTGTGACGGTGCACTTTTTTGTTCTTAAATATATATctctaagaaatgaaaaatattatagtacacatttttccaagttttaaTATCTTTTAATTCTCAAAACTAATTTCACGGAAAGTATaacataaaagaaatgaatagGTTTATAATGAGCAATGAGGATTCTGCATTAGAAATGAAATGACAAAGGAACTAAAGGTTAAGTTGAAATACAGGAAATACTTTCCAGAAATTAAAGAATCAAAAGTAGTCTAATACAGGGTGATGGACTgtctattgttatttttaactcTTATTTTGAACACATATTGATTTAGTTAGTGAGAATAATGCTAACTCGAATTTTTGCGCATACGTTGATGATATGAATCTGTCAAGAGCAAAAAATCTTCTAATTTAAAGTTGCACGCACTGCaggatttttaatatataatgaaaaaacgaAATATATTGTGATGTACAAAGAAAACAGTATTGCTACATATACAATAAATACTGAACTCGATTTTAGCtcaataattattgaaaaaaatgaattaaatccGAAGAACGAAGCTAGGCTAGCTGCTGGCAATTGATGCTATTTTTCAATGTGTAACAagccattttttttattttgttaatagttttagtgtaaattcgtattttttatttatatgggaaacagaacgaatagaatattCTATTAGTTCTATACGAAGATGGTCACATAAATACCtagagattttttttttaatttaatagcTAATGTACAATCtactcaaaaaatacagaataatAAGTAAATGATATAATTTCTTGCTAAATGACTTGAGACGGCCACCATCCACTGATGGGTCTCTTCACATGCGTGTTCGTTGTCAACGCATTCTTCTCTCCTGCCATCTCACGAGTGTCTAAAGAGATTCTTCAATGGCATTGAAATCATAGGTCGCCTACTATTAGGCAACCAAAACTGGACTGTATTTGTATAAACTACGAGGGCGAATCAGTAAGTACGGTTAATTGATTTTTGGATGATTTTGTACATAAGTAtcttattttccattgttaacTGCCGATTAGCCGgttcatattttgaagttttagctttagtttagttttttaGCTTGTATGTGTTTCTTACAAGTTAACTTTTGGTCCAAGGCCCGAGGTATTTGACTTCTGTTTTTACTGGAATCGGCATATCGTTAATGGTCACTTGCGGTCACACCTCGTTTTGTGGTGAACGTGATTTGTCAGTGTTGAGTTTCATTCTCCACTGATGTAGCCATTCTTATAGAACATTAAGGTGGTATTGTAGTTTTTCTTGTAGGGTTTGTATCTGAAGACATTATCATCTGCGAAAGTAGCGATACCTAGAGATGCGGTAGTTACTtggaaaataccactgtattagaaagtacataatctatacagcatacgtttcaagtttgaagacgctacgttgtttagtatttatttggcagcTATCAagagtgaacgttttcagtgaatttgtgaacatggaaaaaattggtcatcattatgtgatataatacttttaattgaaaggcattagcccaaccaatataaatgttgaactagattctactctgggagagattgctccttcgttatcaaaaCGAGGTCGTACAACCTGCGatgaccagcatcgcagtgatcgaccaaatgaggtcaCAACTCTAGAAAATCATAATGCGATACtgaatgatcgtcgactgaaagtgcgcgagctagcagacatagtagacattccaaaaagtgcggtacatcgtatattaactgaaaatttggacatgagaaagctgtgcttaagatgggtgccgcgtttgctcacaatgttACAAAACCAGTGCCGTGAAGATTTTTCCGAgtgtttgacaatgtttcacagaaataaagccgaattttacGGCGTTCATAACCATGAATGAAAAGTGGATCTATCACTTTaaacccgaaacaaaagaacaatcaaaacaatggattgaagaGGGAGAACTAGCTCCAaaaaaaggcaaagaccgttccatttgtaggcaaggtcatggcgtaggttttttgggataattttcattgactatcttcaaaaagaaaagctATCAATGGCGAATACTATgtgaagaaagtgttgtttcatcaagataatgcaccagctcacacatccggccaaaattaatgaattaaaaattgaattactacctcatgcaccctattcaccTGATTCATCTCCTTGGATTGTTTTCTGTTCCCATACTAGAAAAAGTGACTCGGTAGTCAAAGATTTcccaacaatgaagagatgatgtcggcagttaatggttattttgatgagtttgacgattcttattataaaaagggtatcgaaggtattttttccaatatttttgtgtttttttggtTGGATCGGGTACTTttgagaccatcctcgtactacgaactattatacaaaatttgcttaaaacaaaaggaaattaataaagataactggaattttttGAGCAATATATATGTTACCGGAAATGTATGTAATACGTCACTGTATATAATTCCTAGGAAATGTATGTAATTCCTAAAATCGCACGgaaatgtgtaaaataaattatattatacacATTTCCTAGGAAATCTATACATTGTCTAAATAGCAATCGGAAATATTTGAGATATCATTGGGTATGCGAGGCTCGTACATGTAGAGAATGTGGATGTGCAATCCACGCTATTTGCGCTGTTGCTAAAGGATTTGGATCTAAAGTTTTGTGTCCATtatgttcaaaaaattataaagtacaAAATAATCGTCAAAGTGCTAAGAAAAAACTACAACAACATGCTGAAAAAATGCTAAAAACGagtgaatatatatatatatatatatatatatatatatatatatatatatataaagcaaCATGATATCATGATATAAGAGAAACAGCGAATCTAAAGAAtaatatcaccacaaattttactaaatttactttACTGATTTATACACTTTTAGAAtgtagatagatagaggacgatttagcatCGAAATTGGAGTTTCAGTGAATTCTTTAAATGGAGTGGgtggtcgataacaaattaattccttcaaaaattcaaattttagaataaataaatcagtgctacaatacgtgaacaaagaaatattcataatgttcgaagaACAGGCATGTTACAAATGATTggtaaaactaaaattatataaaacaatattgaGACCTATTGCAGCCGAGTACCACTCAAAATCAGTAGAAATGTttattagttttgaaaagaaaattctgTGAAAAATTTGCGCACATAAGCATCCTGATAGGCTAATCGTGCTCTATTTAAAACGTTCAAAGGCCAATGTCGTTTGAAAGGCTAATCAGGCACCTTGGTGAAACGTTCACACTCAAATATAAAGAGTTAAAAGTCGATAAACTGTTTGACACTAATTACAGTAAATTGTACTTGCTTATGTTAGATTAACCAAACTTTATTGAATGCTGaacacaaaacaaattatatcaGATGCTGGATTTGCTAATTCAGCAAAGTTAAAGAAACATTCGACGCAGAAATTAGACAATTCTTTctcaataaaacgataatccGTCCACACCTGACGGACCGATACCTGGCCCACGAATTTCCAAGTAACCTTCTTAATGTCCAAATagcatacaattaaattaatcctCCACGATATACCCGACTTTGGGAAAAACCAAAACCTTCTCCCTGCTCTTTGTTCCATACTTACACGAAACCATGCGAAGCGTTTGGAATCGTGGAGGGCGAAACAATCGAATCTCGAAGCGATGCTGCGCCGTTTTCGGAGATTCGCGCGACGTAGTCTAATCCTtcgttgtatatatttttgtgtatatagTTCGGTTGATGTATTATGGTAGTTTTGAGTTATCGAACTTTGTTTATCGTGCTACCTCTTCACTACTCTCGAGACTAAGTCTAGTACCCATAACTGGCGTCCCCGATGTGATCTATGCATCTTTTTGTACTTGCTCAGGATGGACATCTCATCGACAAAATAACCAAACTCACGTTCAGGAACTAATATTTAGCAGCGACATGTCGAGCGTAAAAGTAATTTCTGGTGACACGTCGTATCATAAAAACCTTGCGGAATTTTCCAGAGGTTACGCGTCCCAGTTATGGGCGTTATTGTTAGTGTCGAGTGTAGTGAAGAGGTAGCACGATAAACAAAGTTCGATAACTCAAAACTACCATAATACATCAACCGAActatatacacaaaaaaatatacaacgaAAGATTTAACTAAAATTAGCTAAATCTATGGAAACGGCGCAGCATCGCTTCGCTCTCTCGAGGCAGAATGAATTTCTTTACGATTCCAATAGCCTCTGGGCCCCTGAATTCGTGTAAGTATGGAACAAAAAGTAGGTAGAAGGTTTTGGTTTTTTCCAAAGTCAGGTATATCGTGAAAGATTGATTGTATGCTATGTGGACATTAAGAAGGTTACTTGGAGACAGTTTTCGATCCGTCAGGTGTGAACGGATTATTGCTTTATGGAGGGAGTTTATTTGGAGAAAATGTAAACctatattaagtatttttaaacgGTGGTCGCCAAACTTgtgaaaattgtaattaataatagtgtttttaaaaaatgacttttttaagAGTCGGTACAGTCTAATTAAAATTGATGTACATACCTCAGTTTGTGGCGGATTCCAGAATTTATGTCTATAAATGGTTCCTTCATTCTTGGGTGGTTCAACAACGTATGTTGCATATGGTGACAATCTATCTTCTTTATGCCCTTCCCAGTTTTGAACTACCacctaaataataaatattcagatTATATAATGTTTAACCCATATTTTGTCAAGCATATATATGAGGACTGTTTGACAGAAGTCAATTTTCAATGAGAAAGATGTTTCAATCTTCTTTTAACTCTACACTCTTAGCTCAgcaagtttctaattttttcaaaatatccaaagaaaaataatttttcgcaAGCTTCCCAAAATACAAGTTTGTCATCATGTGTTCCATTTTTCTGCAAAATAGCGGCCGGATTGGCAGGCACATCGCCGTGATAGAACAATACACTTTTGAGCAACAAATGCGGTCATTATATAAGATAATATTCATCTTACTTCCCCCAACAGCACAGACTTATGTCAACCATTAGATGTGGCTTATTTTAGGCTTTTAAACGGAGTTGGATAAGTACGTTTTTGAATTGGAAGTTAAAAAATAGGGGTGTAGtgtcaaaaaattgattccccaaattattgaaacaatgtTTAGAAAAACTGGACGAGAATAATAGCAAGGTCAAtatatagtccggtcaaattagacaaaaaaataagagtgaaggtCAAAGGTGAAAAAATgggtttttcgcgattatcagcatgtaacttcgaatgtctaaattgaccggactaatattacattttatttaatatttgtgtgagatttatgaatgaaaataacaaaactaggtAAAGCAAACGAGAAAAAAGTGGTCAGGGCATCACTggcaatcaaaatatttattatatcggGTGCTACTTTATTTTTGGAGTCTGATGGACAGAAAAGAGCACTCAGGCGATGGTGGGCCAGACCCTGGCTAGATAGAAAAATGGGAAATATGAGTTTAGCTATAGAATAAGAcgagaaaacatacaaaaaaactactaaccaaaataaaagataattaagaaataaatggCGAGAGACGTAGTATTAGCAGATCAGAAACTCATTTCTCCTAAGAATTGCAACAtacacgcaataaaaatggcatcaaaccgataatgttgcaagtgcgaaAGAGAACATAAATCGcacacaaatattaaataaaatgcaatATATTGACCTTGCAATAAATTCCATGTAATttattgcacgttgtcttgcatgaTGTCAAGCCTTAAGCAATCTTTATTCTGAAGTAACCTCCACTACtgtaagaagaaaaaaaattcaagtattCAAAATGTTAATATTAGCGATACTATTCAAGAAaacattgaagaagaattaccCGATCTAAGTCAGAATGTAAACCCAGTACCATCAccaaagagaaaaaaatgagtCAGGACCTACAAAGATTATGATGATTCGTCACATGATGAAGATCTCGAATTTAACGAAATTTCTTCTGACAGGGATGTTGATGAGATAAATCCAGTAGAACCAAAGGCTAGAGACTTTGTTTTAGTggaattttcatacaaaactcCACACAAACCAAAGTTTTTGAAGAAGCTTACAGGGAAAAGTAACTGTAACAAAGC from Diorhabda sublineata isolate icDioSubl1.1 chromosome 8, icDioSubl1.1, whole genome shotgun sequence carries:
- the LOC130447801 gene encoding 1,4-alpha-glucan-branching enzyme, whose product is MGGKYTKLDPMQVEVPEIDALLNRDPYLKPYEKEIRRRYACFKDIEDSIEVNGGGLDNFTKAYKYYGINVQPDNTIICREWAPGAKQLFLAGEFNGWNRDSHPYNKLEFGKWELILPPNSDGSPVIKHLSELKVVVQNWEGHKEDRLSPYATYVVEPPKNEGTIYRHKFWNPPQTERYIFKNKKVHRHKSLRIYECHVGVATSELKVGSYDNFTDNILPRIVKQGYNCIQLMAIMEHAYYASFGYQVTSFYAASSRYGTPEQLKRLVDTAHEMGLMVLLDIVHSHASKNVMDGLNRFDGTDAGYFHAGSRGEHSLWDSRLFNYSEFEVLRFLLSNVRWYMEEYQFDGFRFDGVTSMLYHSRGIGQGFGGHYDDYFGLGVDTEGFVYLMMANHMIHMIHKDAVTIAEDVSGMPGTCRPVSEGCLGFDYRLAMAIPDKWIQLLKHSSDDSWNIGDIVHTLTNRRWMEGNVAYAESHDQALVGDKTIAFWLMDKEMYTHMSTMSDPSLIIDRGIALHKLIRFVTHGLGGEAYLNFMGNEFGHPEWLDFPREGNNSSYHYARRQWHLVDDDLLKYKFLNNWDAAMNHAENKYGWLAANPAYVSMKHEDDKVIAFERAGLVFIFNFHPTKSFADYRIGVEIEGNYKIVLSSDDKQFGGFDRIDKSVTFVTTPEGYSGRRNYIQVYIPSRTAILLAKV